Proteins co-encoded in one Xiphophorus hellerii strain 12219 chromosome 10, Xiphophorus_hellerii-4.1, whole genome shotgun sequence genomic window:
- the acsl5 gene encoding long-chain-fatty-acid--CoA ligase 5: protein MDVIFQLLFSPLPTPVVISLIAVGVATLFYLNARPSPVRSLPDLNRQTLGVKDGARKTALLEDNNNLMSYRYNDAKTLYEVFQRGLRVSGNGPCLGYRKPGKPYQWLKYKQVSDRAQYLGSGLLHKGLKPNSETFIGIFAQNRPEWIIGEMACYTYSMVAVPLYDTLGPEALVFIINQAGISTVLCDNQKKAETLLLNHEKGQTPVLKTVALMDSFSPELIERGKKCGVDIVSMEDMETLGKNNLQKPVLPKPEDLSIVCFTSGTTGNPKGAMLTHENVVADAAAVLKTFESSLVPIPEDVSISFLPLAHMFERIVQTVMYGAGARVGFFQGDIRLLPDDMKTLQPTVFPVVPRLLNRLYDKIQSGATSPFKKWLLKFAAESKYAEVKDGIVRKNSIWDKLIFHKVQESLGGRVRMMVTGAAPISPSVLSFLRAALGCQIFEGYGQTECAAACTFTLPGDATAGHVGVPLPCNFVKLVDVEEMNYFASNGEGEVCIKGTNVFKGYLKDPEKTEEVLDKDGWLHTGDIGKWLPSGVLKIIDRKKNIFKLAQGEYIAPEKIENVYVRCSPVAQVFVHGDSLQSSLVAIVVPDADVLPGFAKSLGIQGAIEELCKNTEIKKAIVTDMTKLGREAGLKSFEQVKDVHLHPELFTIENGLLTPTLKAKRAELKELFQPQIDKLYADIQ, encoded by the exons ATGGACGTCATCTTCCAGTTGCTGTTCTCACCTCTTCCGACCCCAGTGGTTATCTCCCTGATCGCGGTCGGTGTTGCGACACTGTTTTACCTCAACGCTCGGCCCAGTCCGGTCCGCAGCCTACCCGACCTCAACCGCCAGACTCTGGGGGTCAAG gatggTGCAAGAAAAACAGCCTTGTTGGAGGACAACAACAACCTGATGTCATATCGCTACAATGATGCAAAAACCCTCTATGAAGTCTTTCAAAGGGGCCTTAGAGTTTCAg gtAACGGACCGTGTTTGGGCTACAGAAAGCCTGGGAAGCCTTACCAGTGGCTGAAGTACAAACAG GTGTCTGACAGGGCACAGTATCTGGGGTCAGGACTCCTTCACAAAGGTTTGAAGCCCAATTCTGAAACATTCATCGGCATCTTTGCTCAGAACAGACCTGAG TGGATTATTGGTGAGATGGCGTGTTACACGTACTCCATGGTAGCAGTTCCCCTGTACGACACTCTGGGTCCTGAGGCTCTCGTCTTCATTATCAACCAAG CTGGGATCTCTACAGTGCTCTGTGACAACCAGAAGAAAGCGGAAACTCTGCTTCTGAACCACGAAAAAGGCCAAACTCCAGTTCTCAAAACTGTTGCGCTCATGGACTCATTCAGCCCTGAGTTGATCGAGCGAGGAAAGAAGTGTGGAGTGGACATCGTATCCATGGAGGACATGGAG ACACTGGGAAAAAATAACCTTCAAAAGCCAGTA CTGCCGAAGCCAGAGGACCTCAGCATTGTCTGCTTCACCAGCGGCACTACAG gAAACCCAAAAGGGGCTATGTTGACGCATGAGAATGTGGTTGCTGATGCTGCAGCTGTCCTCAAAACCTTTGAG tctTCCTTAGTTCCAATTCCTGAGGATGTCAGCATTTCCTTTCTGCCTTTAGCACACATGTTTGAGAGGATTGTACAG ACGGTGATGTATGGTGCTGGGGCCAGGGTGGGGTTCTTCCAGGGGGACATTCGGCTGCTGCCGGACGACATGAAAACTCTGCAGCCCACAGTTTTCCCGGTGGTGCCTAGACTCCTCAATCGACTCTATGACAAA ATTCAGAGTGGAGCCACATCTCCCTTTAAGAAATGGCTGCTGAAATTTGCAGCAGAGAGCAAGTACGCTGAGGTGAAGGATGGCATCGTCAGGAAAAACAGCATATGGGACAAACTCATTTTCCACAAAGTCCAG GAGTCTCTGGGGGGCCGTGTGAGGATGATGGTGACTGGCGCTGCACCCATATCACCATCTGTTCTCAGCTTCCTCAGGGCTGCTCTAGGCTGCCAG ATCTTTGAAGGATACGGTCAGACAGAGTGTGCAGCTGCCTGCACCTTCACCTTACCAGGAGATGCCACTGCTG GTCATGTCGGTGTGCCTCTGCCTTGCAATTTTGTGAAGTTGGTTGATGTGGAAGAGATGAACTACTTTGCTTCAAACGGTGAAGGAGAG gtGTGCATTAAGGGCACAAATGTATTTAAGGGCTACTTGAAAGACCCAGAAAAGACTGAGGAGGTCTTGGACAAGGATGGCTGGCTTCACACTGGTGATATTGGTAAATGGCTTCCG AGTGGAGTCTTGAAGATTATTGACCGTAAAAAGAACATCTTCAAGCTGGCTCAGGGGGAGTACATCGCTCCAGAGAAGATCGAGAATGTGTATGTCCGCTGCAGCCCTGTGGCCCAAGTGTTTGTACATGGAGACAGTCTGCAG TCGAGTCTGGTTGCCATTGTGGTACCTGATGCTGATGTCCTGCCAGGTTTTGCAAAAAGTCTTGGCATCCAAGGCGCCATTGAAGAACTCTGCAAGAACACA GAAATTAAAAAGGCCATAGTCACAGATATGACCAAACTAGGAAGAGAAGCAGGTCTGAAGTCATTTGAGCAG gtgaAAGACGTGCATCTCCACCCTGAGCTCTTCACCATCGAGAACGGCCTGTTGACTCCCACCCTGAAAGCGAAGAGAGCTGAGCTCAAAGAGCTGTTCCAGCCACAAATTGACAAACTTTATGCTGACATCCAATAA